One Pelodiscus sinensis isolate JC-2024 chromosome 24, ASM4963464v1, whole genome shotgun sequence DNA segment encodes these proteins:
- the LOC142819486 gene encoding tapasin-related protein-like, with protein MRLQLGCLVLCSQLLPWASGSLPDASFTVLQFPSEVGVIQGASATLNCTFTQGLSPGKGAVSWSRVGPGGEVTVPLTARFMLAYPDTFLHRGEGTLAIANVSLEDAGKYICRVLLWGTGEAQGNGTQLRVYAPPSHPVISLQFHPKPEPRWSLICRTAGFYPPPAQLSWYQGSIRLPPAQPLKQCEDQTGLLWASTTLGLPSSGPSTTYTCQVGHLSLQEPLSTDYTYDPELQEHPSLIAGLNLLKIALLGALSLGVGLAVCLRPSLRCCRPRPRGKAPSQKEPLRSVLGLTPRGRPSLGSPSSGPALAPWVPGGSGNRRN; from the exons AtgcggctgcagctgggctgcctggtgctgtgcagccagctcctgccctgggcttccgGCTCCCTCCCAG ATGCCAGCTTCACCGTGCTTCAGTTTCCATCTGAAGTGGGCGTCATCCAGGGCGCCAGCGCCACCCTGAACTGCACGTTCACCCAGGGGCTCTCCCCAGGCAAGGGCGCCGTTTCCTGGTCCCGAGTTGGGCCTGGGGGGGAGGTCACTGTGCCCCTGACAGCCCGCTTCATGCTGGCCTATCCTGACACCTTCCTGCACAGAGGGGAAGGGACGCTGGCCATTGCCAATGTGAGCCTGGAGGATGCTGGGAAATACATCTGCCGGGTGCTGCTGTGGGGCACTGGGGAGGCGCAAGGCAACGGGACGCAGCTGCGTGTTTACG CCCCACCATCCCACCCAGTTATCTCCCTCCAGTTCCACCCGAAGCCAGAGCCAAGATGGAGCCTGATTTGCAGAACAGCTGGTTTCTaccccccacccgcccagctcTCCTGGTACCAAGGGAGCatccgcctgcccccagcccagccactgaAGCAGTGTGAGGACCAGACCGGGCTCCTCTGGGCTTCCACCACCCTAGGCTTGCCTTcctcaggaccaagcaccacctacaCCTGTCAGGTGGGGCATCTGTCCCTCCAGGAACCCCTGAGCACAGACTACACCTATG ACCCAGAGCTCCAGGAGCACCCCTCCTTGATCGCCGGCCTCAACCTGCTGAAGATAGCGCTGCTGGGGGCACTCAGCCTGGGCGTGGGGTTGGCTG TGTGTCTGAGGCCCAGCCTAAGGTGCTGCCGCCCACGCCCGAGGGGGAAGGCCCCATCCCAGAAGGAACCACTCCGGTCAGTGCTGGGACTCACCCCCAGAGGGCGCCCTTCCCTGGGGTCCCCGTCGTCAGGACCCGCACTGGCCCCTTGGGTTCCGGGGGGCTCAGGAAATAGACGGAACTAA
- the LOC102456774 gene encoding free fatty acid receptor 3-like, which yields MAPQPEERALYLSIYLLTLLTGFPTNLLALHALIRKLRRKATPNCILLLNLTLSDLCFLAFLPFKVAEAVAGCWPLPAFLCPLSGLFYFSSIYSSTLFLTAVSVERYLAAAYPLRYKLRRRPAYAALASLGLWLCSLAHCSIVYVTELQPASEPANTTGACYDNFTPIQLRVLLPARLELGIVLFLVPSLLTSFCYCGFMWAVVSSPHISREKKQRAVGLVAATLAVFIICFTPYNVSHVVGFFQRANPAWRDKALLLSTFNASLDPIIFYFSSSAVQHSCCKFLARLWAVCAMPPLARKVLCRRTERLAPGGPQDQDRGQIYCSKL from the coding sequence ATGGCCCCGCAGCCCGAGGAGCGCGCCCTCTACCTCTCCATCTACCTGCTGACCCTCCTGACCGGCTTCCCCACCAACCTCCTGGCCCTGCACGCCCTCATCCGCAAGCTGCGGCGCAAGGCCACGCCCAACTGCATCCTTCTGCTCAACCTCACCCTCTCGGACCTCTGCTTCCTGGCCTTCCTGCCCTTCAAGGTGGCCGAGGCCGTGGCCGGGTGCTGGCCGCTGCCcgccttcctctgccccctcagcGGCCTCTTCTACTTCAGCTCCATCTACTCCAGCACCCTCTTCCTGACGGCCGTCAGCGTGGAGCGCTACCTGGCCGCCGCCTACCCCCTCCGCTACAAGCTGCGCCGCCGGCCGGCCTACGCCGCCCTGGCCAGCCTGggcctgtggctctgctccctggcccacTGCAGCATCGTCTACGTGACCGAGCTGCAGCCGGCGAGCGAACCGGCCAACACCACCGGCGCCTGCTACGACAACTTCACGCCCATCCAGCTGCGGGTGCTGCTGCCCGCGCGGCTGGAGCTGGGCATCGTCCTCTTCCTCGTGCCCTCCTTGCTCACCTCCTTCTGCTACTGCGGCTTCATGTGGGCGGTGGTGTCCTCCCCCCACATCAGCCGGGAGAAGAAGCAGCGGGCCGTGGGCTTGGTGGCGGCCACTCTCGCTGTCTTCATCATCTGCTTTACGCCCTACAATGTCTCCCACGTGGTGGGCTTCTTCCAGCGGGCCAACCCGGCCTGGAGGGACAAGGCCTTGCTCCTCAGCACCTTCAACGCCAGCCTGGACCCCATCATCTTCTACTTCTCCTCCTCCGCcgtccagcactcctgctgcaaGTTCCTGGCCCGGCTCTGGGCCGTCTGTGCCATGCCCCCCTTGGCTAGGAAGGTCTTGTGCAGACGGACAGAGAGGCTGGCGCCTGGGGGGCCCCAGGACCAAGACAGAGGCCAGATTTACTGCTCCAAGCTGTGA